In Glycine max cultivar Williams 82 chromosome 7, Glycine_max_v4.0, whole genome shotgun sequence, a single window of DNA contains:
- the LOC100775344 gene encoding cold-responsive protein kinase 1 isoform X2, whose amino-acid sequence MRLMGTLKNGRQVAVKTLSAGSKQGVREFLTEIKTISNVKHPNLVELVGCCVQEPNRILVYEFVENNSLDRALLGSRGSNIRLDWRKRSAICMGTARGLAFLHEEHVPHIVHRDIKASNILLDRDFNPKIGDFGLAKLFPDDITHISTRIAGTTGYLAPEYAMGGQLTMKADVYSFGVLILEIISGKSSARTNWGGSNKFLLEWAWQLYEEGKLLELVDPDMVEFPEKEVIRYMKVAFFCTQAAASRRPMMSQVVDMLSKNMRLNEKQLTAPGLFQDSGASSQKKSSFESTGYQFSSNPSSITQLAPR is encoded by the exons ATGAGATTGATG GGAACCTTAAAAAATGGAAGGCAGGTAGCAGTGAAGACACTTTCAGCTGGGTCAAAGCAGGGAGTTCGTGAATTTTTAACTGAAATCAAAACTATATCAAATGTTAAGCATCCAAACCTTGTTGAATTGGTTGGTTGCTGCGTTCAAGAACCTAATCGCATATTGGTGTACGAATTTGTGGAAAATAACAGCCTTGATCGTGCATTACTAG GCTCAAGAGGTTCAAATATCAGATTAGACTGGAGAAAAAGATCTGCTATTTGCATGGGTACTGCAAGAGGTCTTGCATTTCTTCACGAAGAACATGTGCCACACATTGTGCACAGAGACATCAAGGCAAGCAACATACTACTTGACAGAGACTTCAATCCAAAAATAGGAGATTTTGGGTTGGCTAAATTGTTTCCAGATGACATCACTCACATTAGCACAAGGATAGCTGGAACAAC TGGTTACTTGGCACCAGAGTATGCAATGGGTGGCCAGTTAACCATGAAGGCTGATGTATACAGTTTTGGGGTTCTTATACTTGAAATAATCAGTGGCAAAAGCAGTGCAAGGACAAACTGGGGAGGGTCCAACAAATTTCTATTGGAATGG GCTTGGCAACTGTATGAAGAGGGGAAACTGTTGGAGCTTGTGGATCCAGACATGGTTGAATTCCCCGAGAAAGAGGTAATAAGGTACATGAAGGTTGCATTTTTCTGCACACAAGCAGCAGCAAGTAGAAGGCCAATGATGTCCCAGGTTGTGGATATGCTGTCCAAGAACATGAGGCTGAATGAAAAGCAACTAACAGCACCAGGGTTGTTCCAGGATTCAGGAGCTTCCTCTCAAAAGAAGTCATCCTTTGAATCCACTGGCTATCAATTTAGCTCTAACCCTTCCAGTATTACTCAGTTGGCCCCACGGTga
- the LOC100775344 gene encoding cold-responsive protein kinase 1 isoform X1 has protein sequence MSCGCFGASTLKKKRNPSDTPNEIDGFPLDNVKNFSDKDLRLATDNYNPSKKLGRGGFGIVYQGTLKNGRQVAVKTLSAGSKQGVREFLTEIKTISNVKHPNLVELVGCCVQEPNRILVYEFVENNSLDRALLGSRGSNIRLDWRKRSAICMGTARGLAFLHEEHVPHIVHRDIKASNILLDRDFNPKIGDFGLAKLFPDDITHISTRIAGTTGYLAPEYAMGGQLTMKADVYSFGVLILEIISGKSSARTNWGGSNKFLLEWAWQLYEEGKLLELVDPDMVEFPEKEVIRYMKVAFFCTQAAASRRPMMSQVVDMLSKNMRLNEKQLTAPGLFQDSGASSQKKSSFESTGYQFSSNPSSITQLAPR, from the exons ATGAGTTGTGGCTGCTTTGGAGCCTCAACtctcaagaagaaaaggaatccTTCTGATACTCCTAATGAGATTGATG GCTTTCCACTTGATAATGTTAAGAATTTCTCTGATAAAGACCTGAGACTGGCCACTGATAACTATAATCCAAGCAAAAAGCTAGGACGAGGAGGTTTTGGTATCGTGTACCAG GGAACCTTAAAAAATGGAAGGCAGGTAGCAGTGAAGACACTTTCAGCTGGGTCAAAGCAGGGAGTTCGTGAATTTTTAACTGAAATCAAAACTATATCAAATGTTAAGCATCCAAACCTTGTTGAATTGGTTGGTTGCTGCGTTCAAGAACCTAATCGCATATTGGTGTACGAATTTGTGGAAAATAACAGCCTTGATCGTGCATTACTAG GCTCAAGAGGTTCAAATATCAGATTAGACTGGAGAAAAAGATCTGCTATTTGCATGGGTACTGCAAGAGGTCTTGCATTTCTTCACGAAGAACATGTGCCACACATTGTGCACAGAGACATCAAGGCAAGCAACATACTACTTGACAGAGACTTCAATCCAAAAATAGGAGATTTTGGGTTGGCTAAATTGTTTCCAGATGACATCACTCACATTAGCACAAGGATAGCTGGAACAAC TGGTTACTTGGCACCAGAGTATGCAATGGGTGGCCAGTTAACCATGAAGGCTGATGTATACAGTTTTGGGGTTCTTATACTTGAAATAATCAGTGGCAAAAGCAGTGCAAGGACAAACTGGGGAGGGTCCAACAAATTTCTATTGGAATGG GCTTGGCAACTGTATGAAGAGGGGAAACTGTTGGAGCTTGTGGATCCAGACATGGTTGAATTCCCCGAGAAAGAGGTAATAAGGTACATGAAGGTTGCATTTTTCTGCACACAAGCAGCAGCAAGTAGAAGGCCAATGATGTCCCAGGTTGTGGATATGCTGTCCAAGAACATGAGGCTGAATGAAAAGCAACTAACAGCACCAGGGTTGTTCCAGGATTCAGGAGCTTCCTCTCAAAAGAAGTCATCCTTTGAATCCACTGGCTATCAATTTAGCTCTAACCCTTCCAGTATTACTCAGTTGGCCCCACGGTga
- the LOC100820255 gene encoding clathrin light chain 1 — translation MASTFDAFTVDDDHFAAPSAADTFSGYGDFSTFPSDDVPVDHAATAASPEIFGFSDPDPGYSPSPFEQVHENGNGNGTVNGYGDGVFVSDGPVLPPPEEVEPEEGHALREWRRQNAIQLEEKEKREKEMRLKIIEEAEEYKVAFYEKRKLNVETNKVQNREREKLYLANQEKFHKVADKNYWKAIGEIIPREVPNIEKKRSKKDQENKPSITVVQGPKPGKPTDLSRLRQILLKLKHTPPAHMIPPPPAPAKDAKDGKDGKDGKETASKANGSAPDAAPGSQPKDATTNNGTADLPQKEAPPPPEEQSST, via the exons TCGACGCCTTCACCGTCGACGACGACCACTTCGCCGCCCCCTCCGCCGCTGACACCTTCTCCGGCTACGGCGACTTCTCTACTTTCCCCTCCGACGATGTCCCCGTCGACCACGCCGCCACCGCGGCGTCGCCGGAGATCTTCGGATTCAGCGATCCCGATCCAGGCTACTCCCCGTCTCCCTTCGAGCAAGTGCACGAGAATGGGAACGGAAATGGAACCGTAAACGGCTACGGCGACGGCGTTTTCGTCTCCGATGGACCGGTGCTTCCGCCGCCGGAAGAAGTGGAGCCGGAGGAAGGTCACGCACTTCGGGAGTGGCGCCG TCAAAATGCCATTCAGCTtgaggagaaggagaaaagggaaaaagaaatgaGACTGAAGATTATTGAGGAAGCTGAGGAGTATAAGGTGGCTTTCTATGAGAAAAGGAAGCTTAATGTTGAGACTAACAAGGTGCAAAACAGAGAAAGGGAAAAG TTATACTTGGCTAATCAAGAGAAATTCCACAAAGTGGCTGACAAAAATTACTGGAAAGCTATTGGGGAGATCATTCCTCGAGAGGTTCCCAACATTGAGAAGAAAAGAAGCAAAAAGGATCAGGAGAATAAGCCATCAATCACAGTCGTCCAAGGCCCAAAGCCTGGCAAACCCACAGATCTTTCTAGGTTGAGGCAGATATTGTTGAAGCTGAAACATACACCACCAGCTCACATGATTCCCCCTCCTCCTGCACCTGCTAAAGACGCCAAAGATGGGAAAGATGGAAAAGACGGAAAAGAAACAGCATCTAAAGCCAATGGATCTGCACCAGACGCCGCACCTGGATCACAACCAAAGGATGCCACCACTAATAACGGTACTGCAGATTTACCCCAGAAAGAAGCTCCACCACCCCCTGAGGAGCAGTCTTCTACATAA